The Candidatus Eremiobacteraceae bacterium genome segment CTTCGGGAGCCGAGTAAAAGCTCAATACGACGCGGCCTCGCGCGCGGATGTCGCGCGCGTTCCCGGGCACCTGAAAGGCTAGGCGGATGGTCGAGCGGGCCGGCGCGTGGGACCGCGCCACCAGGCGCATGCCGCCCTCGCCGAGGTCCACGATCTCGCCCTCGTATGTGCCCGCAGCGCCATCGCCTTCGACCTTGAATTGAACGGCCAAGTTGACCGCCGCACGTAAGAACTGTCGCCGGCGTAGATTTT includes the following:
- a CDS encoding PilZ domain-containing protein, with product NLRRRQFLRAAVNLAVQFKVEGDGAAGTYEGEIVDLGEGGMRLVARSHAPARSTIRLAFQVPGNARDIRARGRVVLSFYSAPEDKYHHGVAFTSIDRDDREAIANFVETHAAPQA